One region of Luteolibacter rhizosphaerae genomic DNA includes:
- a CDS encoding endonuclease/exonuclease/phosphatase family protein codes for MSFPRCLVLAVSLLSFAAPAHARELRVLCWNLHHGVGEDNKLDLERIAALIREQKPDLVALQEIDNRCRRSQSVDQAAELARLTGLHGAFGKAMDHDGGEYGQAILSKFPIGDTQVHRLPGDGEPRIAFEAEVKIEGKALRMITVHLDHQQDPRRLKQAEALAKALENHHEPMILAGDFNDIPGSAPLKAFAAPWTAVPKKEPAFTCPAPAPKVEIDHILLRGLDPKEPATVLPEAIASDHRPVFAVIKLPE; via the coding sequence ATGTCTTTCCCGCGCTGCCTCGTCCTGGCTGTTAGCCTCCTCTCCTTTGCCGCGCCCGCGCATGCCCGCGAGCTGCGGGTTCTGTGCTGGAACCTCCATCACGGGGTGGGGGAGGATAACAAGCTCGACCTCGAACGCATCGCCGCGCTGATCCGCGAGCAGAAGCCGGATCTCGTCGCCCTGCAGGAGATCGATAATAGATGCCGCCGCAGCCAGAGCGTGGACCAAGCTGCCGAGCTCGCCCGCCTCACCGGTCTTCACGGTGCCTTCGGCAAGGCGATGGACCACGACGGCGGCGAATACGGTCAGGCCATCCTCTCGAAGTTTCCAATTGGCGACACCCAAGTCCATCGCCTTCCCGGCGATGGCGAACCCCGCATCGCCTTCGAGGCGGAAGTGAAGATCGAAGGCAAGGCCCTTCGCATGATCACCGTCCATCTCGATCATCAGCAGGACCCCCGCCGCCTCAAGCAGGCCGAGGCCTTGGCCAAGGCCCTCGAGAATCATCACGAACCTATGATCCTCGCCGGCGACTTCAACGACATCCCCGGCTCCGCCCCCCTCAAAGCCTTCGCCGCCCCGTGGACCGCAGTCCCCAAGAAGGAGCCCGCCTTCACCTGTCCCGCCCCCGCCCCCAAGGTCGAGATCGATCACATCCTCCTTCGCGGCCTCGATCCCAAAGAGCC